One genomic window of Micromonospora sp. WMMD1128 includes the following:
- a CDS encoding GNAT family N-acetyltransferase gives MPVVLSAAATPTAPGLLLRPWRDGDAEALLEAYRDPVLRAWTRWPVTTRAEARAFLRRARQGWAADRRFSFAVLEPEPAGERLVACVVLKEVRPGCPAAEVGYWTAAPARGRGVAPRAVDAVTGWAFTRFAAAGLTRMELFHQVDNPASCRVAEKSGYAFTEVLPARPPFPRDGHRHVRRLP, from the coding sequence ATGCCCGTCGTGCTGTCCGCCGCCGCCACCCCGACCGCGCCCGGCCTGCTGCTGCGACCGTGGCGCGACGGCGACGCCGAGGCGTTGCTGGAGGCGTACCGGGATCCGGTGCTGCGCGCCTGGACCCGCTGGCCGGTGACCACCCGGGCCGAGGCGCGGGCGTTCCTGCGCCGCGCCCGGCAGGGCTGGGCCGCCGACCGCCGGTTCAGCTTCGCCGTGCTGGAACCCGAGCCGGCGGGGGAGCGGCTGGTGGCGTGCGTGGTGCTCAAGGAGGTCCGACCCGGCTGCCCGGCCGCCGAGGTCGGCTACTGGACCGCCGCCCCGGCCCGCGGGCGCGGCGTCGCGCCCCGCGCGGTCGACGCGGTCACCGGATGGGCGTTCACCCGGTTCGCCGCCGCCGGCCTGACCCGCATGGAGCTGTTCCACCAGGTCGACAACCCGGCCTCCTGCCGGGTGGCGGAGAAGAGCGGGTACGCCTTCACCGAGGTGCTGCCGGCCCGCCCGCCGTTCCCCCGCGACGGCCACCGGCACGTACGCCGGCTGCCCTGA
- a CDS encoding ROK family transcriptional regulator: MISIDRPVQTADLGDVRVANRAVVLRHVRRHAPCSRADVAAHTGLNKATVSSLVSELIEHRLLRETGLTENRVGRPATMLVLDGSRYVGLGLQIGADELVVVAADLTGGPLLTWRRAFAAATAGPQETVRALAALTRRAVTRITGADRTVLGLTVGVPGLVDAAGAVPAAPALGWRDVPLAAELRRALHDPGFPVGVDTDANLAACAELRHGPYAGTADLVHLTGGLAIGAGLVSGGRLLRGGRGFAGEIGHLPVLAGAPDGPACRCGRQGCLTALAGVDAVVRRLLPDAALDGPITDYLPEIERIQALARAGDEPVRAGLTEIGRQLGQAVSVLVDLLDPEVVAVGGHLAALAPWLLPAARAELAARSAGPPATVRIEASALGSAASALGGATAALATVEAGQLPAA; the protein is encoded by the coding sequence GTGATCAGCATCGACCGGCCGGTCCAGACGGCCGACCTCGGCGACGTGCGGGTGGCCAACCGGGCGGTGGTGCTGCGCCACGTGCGCCGGCACGCGCCCTGCTCCCGCGCCGACGTGGCCGCGCACACCGGGCTCAACAAGGCCACCGTCTCCAGCTTGGTCAGCGAGCTGATCGAGCACCGGCTGCTGCGCGAGACCGGGCTGACCGAGAACCGGGTCGGCCGGCCGGCCACCATGCTCGTGCTCGACGGCTCCCGATACGTCGGGCTCGGCCTGCAGATCGGCGCCGACGAGCTGGTCGTGGTCGCCGCCGACCTGACCGGCGGGCCGCTGCTCACCTGGCGGCGGGCGTTCGCCGCCGCGACCGCCGGCCCGCAGGAGACGGTACGGGCGCTCGCCGCGCTGACCCGCCGGGCGGTCACCCGGATCACCGGCGCGGACCGCACCGTGCTCGGCCTCACCGTGGGCGTGCCCGGACTCGTCGACGCCGCCGGCGCCGTGCCGGCCGCGCCCGCGCTGGGCTGGCGCGATGTGCCGCTCGCCGCCGAGCTGCGCCGCGCGCTGCACGATCCCGGCTTCCCCGTCGGCGTCGACACCGACGCCAACCTCGCCGCCTGCGCCGAGCTGCGGCACGGCCCGTACGCCGGCACGGCCGACCTGGTGCATCTGACCGGCGGGCTGGCCATCGGCGCCGGCCTGGTCAGCGGCGGCCGGCTGCTGCGCGGCGGCCGGGGCTTCGCCGGCGAGATCGGTCACCTGCCCGTGCTGGCCGGCGCACCCGACGGGCCGGCGTGCCGGTGCGGCCGGCAGGGCTGCCTGACCGCGCTCGCCGGCGTGGACGCCGTGGTCCGCCGTCTGCTGCCCGACGCGGCGCTGGACGGCCCGATCACCGACTACCTGCCGGAGATCGAACGGATCCAGGCCCTCGCCCGCGCCGGTGACGAGCCGGTGCGTGCCGGGCTCACCGAGATCGGCCGGCAGCTCGGGCAGGCGGTGTCCGTCCTGGTCGACCTGCTCGACCCGGAGGTCGTCGCCGTCGGCGGGCACCTGGCGGCGCTCGCGCCGTGGCTGCTGCCGGCCGCCCGCGCCGAACTGGCCGCCCGCAGCGCCGGACCACCGGCCACGGTCCGGATCGAGGCCAGCGCGTTGGGGTCCGCGGCCAGCGCGCTCGGTGGCGCCACCGCCGCGCTGGCCACAGTGGAGGCCGGGCAACTGCCTGCCGCGTGA
- a CDS encoding HAD family hydrolase, with translation MQRLALFDLDDTLIDRQAAFRAWAEEFVTDRGLDDKALTWLIATDAHMSGPRGPFFAAVRDEFALRQAAGDLWQQYRRRMPELVSCRAEDRDALRQLRAAGWRIGIVTNGMADNQQGKIRRTGLDALVDGCCISDEVGIRKPDPTIFQIIAQRCGTSTQRGGWMVGDDLTLDIAGGHGAGLHTIWLRPTRTFQEFTGPAPDFTTATVTDAVQILLTRDLPAG, from the coding sequence ATGCAGCGACTGGCGTTGTTCGACCTCGATGACACACTCATCGACCGTCAGGCGGCGTTCCGGGCATGGGCGGAAGAGTTCGTGACCGATCGTGGGCTTGACGACAAGGCCCTGACCTGGCTGATCGCCACCGACGCACACATGTCCGGCCCCCGAGGCCCCTTCTTCGCCGCGGTCCGCGACGAATTCGCGCTCCGGCAGGCCGCCGGGGACCTCTGGCAGCAGTACCGCCGGCGCATGCCCGAGTTGGTCTCCTGCCGAGCCGAGGACCGCGACGCGCTCCGGCAGCTGCGCGCGGCGGGCTGGCGCATCGGGATCGTGACCAACGGCATGGCCGACAACCAGCAGGGGAAGATCCGCCGTACCGGGTTGGACGCCCTCGTCGACGGCTGCTGCATCTCCGACGAGGTGGGCATCCGCAAGCCTGATCCGACGATCTTCCAGATCATCGCGCAACGATGCGGGACATCCACGCAGCGCGGTGGGTGGATGGTCGGCGACGACCTGACACTCGACATCGCCGGCGGTCACGGCGCCGGCCTGCACACGATCTGGTTGCGACCGACCCGAACGTTTCAGGAGTTCACGGGCCCCGCACCCGACTTCACCACCGCCACCGTGACCGACGCGGTCCAGATCCTTCTGACGCGGGACCTGCCTGCCGGCTGA
- a CDS encoding LysE family translocator translates to MVTFGAVMGIALVALGLVLTPGPNMVYLVSRSVTQGRRAGLVSLLGVAVGFLVYLAAAVAGIATVFVLVPPLYTAVKLAGAAYLLWLAWRTLRPGGRSAFTPLPLPPDRPRRLFTMGLVTNLLNPKIAILYVSLLPQFVDPARGHVAVQSLLLGATQIGIALTVNAVIVLSAGAVSTFLTRRPAWARLQRYVMGTVLAGLAVRIAADRSRAAVATP, encoded by the coding sequence GTGGTCACGTTCGGTGCGGTGATGGGGATCGCCCTGGTGGCGCTCGGTCTGGTGCTCACGCCCGGGCCGAACATGGTCTATCTGGTGTCCCGCTCGGTCACCCAGGGGCGGCGGGCCGGTCTGGTGTCGCTGCTCGGGGTGGCGGTCGGTTTCCTGGTCTACCTGGCCGCCGCGGTGGCCGGCATCGCCACCGTGTTCGTGCTGGTCCCGCCGCTCTACACGGCGGTGAAGCTGGCCGGCGCGGCATACCTGCTCTGGCTGGCGTGGCGGACGCTGCGCCCGGGCGGCCGGTCGGCGTTCACGCCGCTGCCGTTGCCGCCGGACCGGCCCCGGCGCCTGTTCACCATGGGTCTGGTGACCAACCTGCTGAACCCGAAGATCGCCATCCTGTACGTGTCGCTGCTGCCGCAGTTCGTCGATCCGGCGCGCGGGCACGTGGCGGTGCAGAGCCTGCTGCTCGGGGCGACCCAGATCGGCATCGCGCTGACCGTGAACGCGGTGATCGTGCTCAGCGCCGGCGCGGTGTCGACGTTCCTCACCCGCCGCCCGGCCTGGGCGCGCCTGCAGCGGTACGTGATGGGCACCGTGCTGGCCGGGCTCGCGGTGCGGATCGCCGCCGACCGCTCCCGCGCCGCCGTCGCCACGCCCTGA
- a CDS encoding NUDIX domain-containing protein: MPVSPYIARLRQHVGHDLLMLYGVSAVVTDDAGRVLLARRGDNGRWSVPAGTVDPGEQPADALVREVREETGVDVAVDRLAGVATHPVVYPNGDACEYLNVWFRCRAVGGAPTADGDESLAVAWFTPDALPDLDDWARLRIDSALTDGATPWYAAPGEHHPALRRPDNL, from the coding sequence ATGCCCGTGTCGCCCTACATCGCCCGGCTGCGTCAACACGTCGGCCACGACCTGCTCATGCTCTACGGGGTCAGCGCCGTGGTGACCGACGACGCGGGGCGGGTGCTGCTGGCCCGCCGGGGCGACAACGGCCGCTGGTCGGTGCCGGCCGGCACCGTCGACCCGGGCGAGCAGCCCGCCGACGCGCTGGTGCGCGAGGTCCGGGAGGAGACCGGCGTCGACGTGGCCGTCGACCGGCTGGCCGGGGTGGCCACCCACCCGGTGGTCTACCCCAACGGCGACGCCTGCGAATACCTCAACGTGTGGTTCCGGTGCCGGGCCGTCGGCGGGGCGCCCACCGCCGACGGCGACGAGTCCCTCGCGGTGGCCTGGTTCACCCCCGACGCGCTGCCCGACCTCGACGACTGGGCCCGGCTGCGGATCGACTCCGCGCTGACCGACGGCGCCACGCCCTGGTACGCGGCGCCCGGGGAGCACCATCCGGCGCTGCGCCGCCCGGACAACCTCTGA
- a CDS encoding LacI family DNA-binding transcriptional regulator, translated as MSGRAAGEQVTIADVARHAGVAASTVSYVLSGKRTISATTRGRVLASVRALGYHPNAGARALASRKANVIALVLPLRTGMQVPVVMRFATAVVTTARRYDHDVLLVTADEGPAGLHRIAGSALVDGVLLMDVELEDSRVPLLRELALPGVLIGHPADSTGLACVDLDFRRAGELCVEHLAAAGHRRVALLGAPAAVYDRGTGFAHRTRDGVVAAAARLGVDAVTRSCEEGPAAVRRDLAALLDAHPDVTGLVVQNESAVGPVLAALPLLGRRVPQDVAVVAVCPDELAEPSGLTCVPVPAEEVGRQAVTLLMRRLRDEPVPEVTLLEPRLTVRDTSVG; from the coding sequence GTGAGCGGCCGGGCGGCCGGCGAGCAGGTGACCATCGCCGACGTGGCCCGCCACGCCGGGGTGGCGGCGAGCACCGTGTCGTACGTGCTCAGCGGCAAGCGCACCATTTCGGCGACCACCCGCGGCCGGGTGCTGGCGAGCGTCCGGGCCCTGGGCTACCACCCGAACGCCGGGGCGCGGGCGTTGGCCAGCCGCAAGGCCAACGTGATCGCGCTGGTGCTGCCGTTGCGCACCGGCATGCAGGTGCCGGTGGTGATGCGGTTCGCGACCGCGGTGGTCACCACCGCCCGCCGCTACGACCACGACGTGCTGCTGGTCACCGCCGACGAGGGCCCGGCCGGGCTGCACCGCATCGCCGGCAGCGCGCTCGTCGACGGTGTGCTGCTGATGGACGTGGAGTTGGAGGACTCCCGGGTGCCGCTGCTGCGGGAGTTGGCGCTGCCGGGCGTGCTGATCGGGCATCCGGCCGACAGCACCGGCCTGGCCTGTGTGGACCTGGACTTCCGGCGGGCCGGGGAGCTGTGCGTGGAGCACCTGGCGGCGGCCGGGCACCGCCGCGTCGCGTTGCTCGGCGCCCCGGCCGCCGTCTACGACCGGGGCACCGGTTTCGCCCACCGCACCCGCGACGGGGTGGTGGCCGCCGCCGCACGGCTCGGCGTGGACGCGGTGACCCGGTCCTGCGAGGAGGGTCCGGCGGCGGTGCGCCGGGACCTGGCGGCGCTGCTGGACGCGCATCCCGACGTCACCGGGCTGGTGGTGCAGAACGAGTCGGCGGTCGGCCCGGTGCTGGCGGCGCTGCCGTTGCTGGGTCGCCGGGTGCCGCAGGACGTGGCGGTGGTCGCGGTCTGCCCCGACGAGCTGGCCGAGCCGTCCGGGTTGACCTGCGTGCCGGTGCCGGCCGAGGAGGTGGGCCGGCAGGCGGTGACGTTGCTGATGCGGCGTCTGCGCGACGAGCCGGTGCCGGAGGTGACGTTGTTGGAGCCCCGGTTGACCGTGCGCGACACCAGCGTCGGGTGA
- a CDS encoding beta-galactosidase: MTTKALWSDGGLRYGGDWNPEQWPPEVWRDDVALMRAAGVDLVTVGVFAWSRLEPAPGRYTLDWLDRVLDLLHDNGIRAALATPTASPPPWFTLNHPGALPVTADGVRLHHGSRDTYCAAAPAYRAAARRIAEVLAARYAHHPALALWHVHNEYGTTCHCPHVEAAFRRWLTDRHGDLDALNDAWVTSFWSQHYSDWAQIGPPRATQYLGNPGHLLDFRRFWSDTLLSAYTEQRDLLRAANPSVPVTTNYVLGDWVPVDHARWAREVDVVAVDHYPTRVDRGAEEQTALAADLARGWARHGAGRPAPWLLMESAPNQIHTAGRMHTKEPGRMTRHSLAHVARGSAGVMFFQWRAPAGGAERFHSAVVSHAGADTRVFREASDLGAALRRLEGTATGHVQARVAIAYDAASGWALRHPGMPRDGLDHPGEVAAAHRTLWHAGITADLVMPGDPLDGHRLLVLPALYLASDATADWVRRHVHAGGHLLVTWLSGVADEHARIRLGGYPGAYRDLLGVRVEEFHPLADDERVPLTSGGIGRIWSETVHLAGAETVTAYIGGVLDGRPAVTRHRIGAARTWYVSTRPDDDTYRRLLVDAARLAGVVPTCPAAPPGVEAVRRRDGDRSWLFLLNHTDRPQRVPATGHELLTDAPVDDAVTVPPGGVAVLREPPG, translated from the coding sequence ATGACAACTAAAGCGCTGTGGAGCGACGGCGGGCTCCGCTACGGCGGCGACTGGAACCCGGAGCAGTGGCCGCCCGAGGTGTGGCGCGACGACGTCGCCCTGATGCGCGCGGCCGGCGTCGACCTGGTCACCGTCGGCGTGTTCGCCTGGTCCCGCCTCGAACCCGCCCCCGGCCGCTACACCCTCGACTGGCTCGACCGGGTGCTGGACCTGCTGCACGACAACGGCATCCGGGCCGCCCTGGCCACGCCCACCGCCTCCCCACCGCCCTGGTTCACCCTCAACCACCCCGGCGCGCTGCCGGTCACCGCCGACGGGGTACGCCTGCACCACGGCAGCCGGGACACCTACTGCGCCGCCGCGCCCGCCTACCGCGCCGCCGCCCGCCGCATCGCCGAGGTGCTCGCCGCCCGGTACGCCCACCACCCCGCGCTGGCGCTGTGGCACGTGCACAACGAGTACGGCACCACCTGCCACTGCCCGCACGTCGAGGCCGCGTTCCGCCGCTGGCTCACCGACCGCCACGGCGACCTCGACGCGCTCAACGACGCCTGGGTCACCAGCTTCTGGAGCCAGCACTACTCCGACTGGGCGCAGATCGGCCCGCCCCGCGCCACCCAGTACCTGGGCAACCCCGGCCACCTGCTCGACTTCCGCCGCTTCTGGTCCGACACCCTGCTGTCGGCGTACACCGAACAGCGGGACCTGCTGCGGGCGGCGAACCCGTCGGTGCCGGTGACCACCAACTACGTCCTCGGCGACTGGGTGCCGGTCGACCACGCCCGGTGGGCGCGCGAGGTCGACGTGGTCGCCGTCGACCACTACCCGACGCGGGTCGACCGGGGCGCGGAGGAACAGACCGCGCTCGCCGCCGACCTCGCCCGCGGCTGGGCCCGCCACGGCGCCGGCCGACCCGCGCCGTGGCTGCTGATGGAGAGCGCCCCCAACCAGATCCACACCGCCGGGCGGATGCACACCAAGGAACCCGGCCGGATGACCCGGCACAGCCTCGCCCACGTGGCCCGCGGCTCCGCCGGGGTGATGTTCTTCCAGTGGCGCGCCCCGGCCGGCGGCGCGGAACGGTTCCACTCCGCGGTGGTGTCCCACGCCGGCGCGGACACCCGCGTGTTCCGCGAGGCCAGTGACCTCGGCGCCGCGCTGCGCCGGCTCGAAGGGACCGCGACCGGCCACGTGCAGGCGCGGGTGGCGATCGCGTACGACGCCGCCAGCGGCTGGGCGCTGCGCCACCCGGGGATGCCCCGCGACGGCCTCGACCACCCCGGCGAGGTGGCCGCCGCGCACCGGACGCTGTGGCACGCCGGCATCACCGCCGACCTGGTGATGCCGGGCGACCCGCTCGACGGGCACCGGCTGCTCGTGCTCCCCGCCCTCTACCTGGCCTCCGACGCCACCGCCGACTGGGTACGCCGGCACGTCCACGCCGGCGGGCACCTGCTCGTCACCTGGCTCAGCGGCGTCGCCGACGAACACGCCCGGATCCGCCTCGGCGGCTACCCCGGCGCCTACCGGGACCTGCTCGGCGTGCGGGTGGAGGAGTTCCACCCCCTCGCCGACGACGAACGGGTGCCGTTGACCAGCGGCGGGATCGGCCGGATCTGGTCCGAGACGGTGCACCTGGCCGGCGCCGAGACGGTCACCGCGTACATCGGCGGGGTGCTCGACGGCCGCCCCGCGGTCACCCGCCACCGGATCGGCGCCGCCCGCACCTGGTACGTCTCCACCCGACCCGACGACGACACGTACCGCCGGCTGCTCGTCGACGCGGCCCGGCTCGCCGGCGTCGTCCCGACCTGCCCGGCGGCCCCGCCGGGCGTCGAGGCGGTCCGCCGCCGCGACGGCGACCGGAGCTGGCTGTTCCTGCTCAACCACACCGACCGGCCGCAGCGGGTGCCGGCCACCGGACACGAACTGCTCACCGATGCGCCGGTCGACGACGCGGTCACCGTGCCGCCCGGCGGCGTGGCGGTGCTGCGCGAACCGCCCGGCTGA
- a CDS encoding DUF1232 domain-containing protein produces the protein MRDWLVGLAVAAAGVVAGWAVLVLLARRLPPGPLRDLAAFLPDCLTTVRRLRRDPRVPRRARVAIVVAAIWLASPIDLIPEFLPVIGPLDDVVVVALALRYAGRQVPRQVLLDAWPGEPRLLLRLLGDAGARRR, from the coding sequence GTGCGGGACTGGCTGGTCGGACTCGCGGTGGCGGCGGCCGGCGTGGTCGCGGGTTGGGCGGTGCTGGTGTTGCTGGCCCGACGGCTGCCGCCGGGGCCGCTGCGGGACCTGGCCGCGTTCCTGCCCGACTGTCTGACCACGGTGCGCCGCCTGCGCCGCGACCCGCGGGTGCCGCGCCGGGCCCGGGTCGCGATCGTCGTCGCCGCGATCTGGTTGGCGAGCCCGATCGACCTGATCCCGGAGTTCCTGCCGGTGATCGGCCCGCTTGACGACGTCGTCGTGGTCGCCCTCGCCCTGCGCTATGCCGGGCGGCAGGTGCCCCGGCAGGTGCTGCTCGACGCGTGGCCGGGTGAGCCTCGGCTGCTGCTGCGCCTGCTCGGCGACGCCGGGGCACGTCGCCGGTGA
- a CDS encoding glycoside hydrolase family 3 C-terminal domain-containing protein, with translation MTDRTPHHRLDDLLARLTVPEKLGLLHQWQAPVPRLGLPAFRTGTEALHGVAWLGEATVFPQALGLAASWNPDLIRAVGAAAGDEVRAKHRADPRRVGLNVWAPVVNPLRDPRWGRNEEGWSEDPWLTGHLATAYARGLRGDHPTLLRTAPTLKHFLGYNNETDRAVTSSDLPPRVLHEYELPAFRAPLAAGAAVAVMASYNLVDGVPAHLSPLINGELRGWADDEVMVVGDAGAVGNIAGVQKHLPDHVTGFAAALRAGVDSFTEDDEDPAPTVDRLTEALARGLINESDVDRAVRRILSVRLRLGDLDPPGHDPYADVPADVVNCPAHRELAREAARQSIVLLSNDGLLPLPADLQVAVLGPLADTVLTDWYSGTLPYAVSPYAGLLGRLPEVTTHPGADRVALRVDGRAVRGADGGPLALADAAPTEFDVVDWGHGVVALRAVDSGRYVGADEAGALVVDRPGPGGWVVRETFRPQHRPDGTALLHHLATGRHVGVAPDGRLSVTTGDPAAFTVELRVDGAAEAAALAAAADVAVVVLGNHPMVNGRETEDRADLTLPSGQQELLRAVHAANPRTVLALTSSYPYAVGWAREHLPAVVWSAHGGQEHGNALADVLLGAEDPGGRLTQTWYADTAELPDLLDYDVIGADATYLYHRGEPLYPFGHGLSYGRFDYADLRLSTATAQAGEEVEVSVEVTNTGRRPGTEVVQLYTRQRRSRVKQPLRQLRDFARVTLEPGCAARVTLRLRTAELCWWDADRAAAVVEDATHSVLVGRSARDVRLVGALTVTGGDVPVGSVARRCGVAR, from the coding sequence ATGACCGACCGCACCCCGCACCACCGGCTGGACGACCTGCTCGCCCGGCTCACCGTGCCGGAGAAGCTCGGCCTGCTGCACCAGTGGCAGGCCCCGGTCCCCCGACTCGGCCTGCCCGCGTTCCGCACCGGCACCGAGGCGTTGCACGGCGTGGCCTGGCTCGGCGAGGCCACCGTGTTCCCGCAGGCGCTCGGCCTCGCCGCCAGTTGGAACCCGGACCTGATCCGGGCCGTCGGCGCCGCCGCCGGCGACGAGGTGCGCGCCAAGCACCGGGCCGACCCGCGGCGGGTCGGCCTGAACGTGTGGGCGCCCGTGGTCAACCCGCTACGTGACCCCCGGTGGGGCCGCAACGAGGAAGGCTGGTCCGAGGACCCCTGGTTGACCGGCCACCTCGCCACCGCCTACGCGCGCGGGCTGCGCGGCGACCACCCGACGCTCCTGCGGACCGCACCGACCCTCAAGCACTTCCTGGGCTACAACAACGAGACCGACCGGGCCGTCACCTCCAGCGACCTGCCGCCGCGCGTGCTGCACGAGTACGAGCTGCCGGCCTTCCGCGCGCCGCTGGCCGCCGGCGCGGCGGTGGCCGTGATGGCGTCGTACAACCTGGTCGACGGCGTGCCGGCGCACCTGAGCCCACTGATCAACGGCGAGCTGCGCGGCTGGGCCGACGACGAGGTCATGGTGGTCGGCGACGCCGGGGCGGTCGGCAACATCGCCGGCGTGCAGAAACACCTGCCCGACCACGTGACCGGCTTCGCCGCCGCGCTGCGCGCCGGCGTGGACAGCTTCACCGAGGACGACGAGGACCCCGCGCCCACCGTCGACCGGCTCACCGAGGCGCTGGCGCGCGGGCTGATCAACGAGTCCGACGTGGACCGGGCGGTCCGGCGGATCCTGTCGGTCCGGCTGCGCCTGGGCGACCTCGACCCGCCCGGCCACGACCCGTACGCCGACGTGCCGGCCGACGTGGTGAACTGCCCGGCCCACCGGGAACTCGCCCGCGAGGCCGCCCGCCAGTCGATCGTGCTGCTGTCCAACGACGGGCTGCTGCCCCTTCCGGCCGACCTGCAGGTCGCGGTCCTCGGCCCGCTCGCCGACACGGTGCTCACCGACTGGTACAGCGGCACCCTGCCGTACGCGGTCAGCCCGTACGCCGGGTTGCTCGGGCGGCTGCCGGAGGTGACCACCCACCCGGGCGCGGACCGGGTCGCGTTGCGCGTCGACGGCCGGGCGGTGCGCGGCGCCGACGGCGGGCCGCTGGCGTTGGCCGACGCGGCGCCCACCGAGTTCGACGTGGTCGACTGGGGCCACGGGGTGGTCGCGCTGCGCGCGGTCGACTCCGGCCGGTACGTCGGCGCGGACGAGGCCGGCGCGCTCGTCGTCGACCGGCCCGGTCCGGGTGGCTGGGTGGTCCGCGAGACGTTCCGCCCGCAGCACCGGCCCGACGGCACCGCGCTGCTGCACCACCTGGCCACCGGGCGGCACGTCGGCGTCGCTCCGGACGGCCGGCTCAGCGTCACCACCGGCGACCCCGCCGCGTTCACGGTGGAGCTGCGCGTCGACGGCGCCGCCGAGGCCGCCGCGTTGGCCGCCGCCGCCGACGTGGCCGTGGTGGTGCTCGGCAACCATCCGATGGTCAACGGCCGGGAGACCGAGGACCGGGCCGACCTGACCCTGCCCAGCGGCCAGCAGGAGCTGCTGCGCGCCGTGCACGCGGCGAACCCGCGCACCGTGCTGGCGCTGACCAGCAGCTACCCGTACGCGGTCGGCTGGGCGCGGGAGCACCTGCCGGCGGTGGTGTGGAGCGCCCACGGCGGGCAGGAGCACGGTAACGCGCTCGCCGACGTGCTGCTCGGCGCGGAGGACCCGGGTGGCCGGCTCACCCAGACCTGGTACGCCGACACCGCCGAGCTGCCCGACCTGCTCGACTACGACGTCATCGGCGCCGACGCCACCTACCTCTACCACCGGGGGGAGCCGCTGTACCCGTTCGGCCACGGACTCAGCTACGGCCGGTTCGACTACGCTGATCTCCGGTTGAGCACCGCGACGGCGCAGGCCGGCGAGGAGGTCGAGGTGAGCGTCGAGGTCACCAACACGGGCCGCCGCCCGGGCACCGAGGTGGTGCAGCTCTACACCCGTCAGCGACGCTCCCGGGTCAAGCAGCCGCTGCGGCAGTTGCGCGACTTCGCCCGGGTCACCCTGGAGCCGGGCTGCGCGGCCCGGGTGACGCTGCGGCTGCGTACCGCCGAACTGTGCTGGTGGGACGCCGACCGCGCCGCGGCGGTGGTGGAGGACGCCACCCACTCGGTGCTGGTCGGCCGCTCCGCCCGCGACGTGCGGCTGGTCGGGGCGCTCACCGTGACCGGCGGCGACGTGCCGGTCGGGTCGGTGGCGCGGCGCTGCGGGGTCGCCCGGTGA